One part of the Vicia villosa cultivar HV-30 ecotype Madison, WI linkage group LG6, Vvil1.0, whole genome shotgun sequence genome encodes these proteins:
- the LOC131609283 gene encoding zinc finger BED domain-containing protein RICESLEEPER 2-like, with protein sequence MGDCDDMLASETAEHMVSIHPLAISPPLSKPRRNRSEAWNHFTIESETTKKAKCNYCGSLIKYDKGTSAMRAHYTRCKDKDEPKNDVNKRQKSVSSSTENVEGNICTSPLTPVFDQEGIQNVVVKMFIDMDIPLERVEHAGFHNFMSVVLPRFKVPSSIELAHDVLRLWGTEKTRLKKFLSQHCQRVCLTVDTWTSAESFCYMCLTAHFIDNDWKMHKKVLNFSQVTSHSQVVMAKIVEQCLNEWEVNCVLSLTNDIVSLNDGETPHLKDQLVSQNSLVLNGDYSHMHCCAYFLNLIVKECLKEVDDSIVRIRSAVWYIRSSPLRFSRFKACIEQQNIEYKGFFCPNFETRWDSTYLMLDDALKHRKTFENLEVKDLKYVDELKKEKGVPTIEDWEILRSILPFLKLFYDAILRISSSSCVTSNLYMFEVLGIGIAIKQMCNSEDIHISLMAKNMRKKYDKFWGNPRSLNMLLLAALVLDPRHKVKFVSWCADKNYNGGEATYLIDKLKSSLNSLFEEYNGGSEVSHTNSNEGGYNDPYGFNKFYQSSEFNKSESELSKYLDEALESCGDLDVLNWWKVNSSRFPIIANIAREVLAIPVSTVTSEFAFSLGGRVLDSYRSSLPPITMEALICVQDWLTATSSPLHTNVEFENLKKIEQELISLHDVAGLDND encoded by the exons ATGGGTGATTGTGATGACATGTTAGCCTCGGAGACAGCAGAACACATGGTTTCTATCCATCCACTTGCTATCTCTCCACCTCTCTCTAAGCCGCGTAGGAATCGATCTGAAGCTTGGAATCACTTTACAATAGAGTCAGAAACAACGAAGAAAGCTAAATGCAATTACTGTGGCTCCTTGATCAAGTATGATAAAGGAACTAGTGCCATGAGGGCTCATTATACGAGATGCAAGGATAAGGATGAACCCAAGAACGATGTTAACAAGAGGCAAAAGTCAGTTTCGTCCTCAACGGAAAATGTGGAGGGAAATATTTGTACTTCTCCTTTGACACCCGTGTTTGACCAAGAGGGAATCCAAAATGTAGTGGTGAAGATGTTCATAGATATGGATATTCCTCTTGAGCGCGTGGAGCATGCAGGTTTTCACAATTTTATGAGCGTTGTGCTACCGAGATTTAAGGTCCCCTCAAGCATTGAATTAGCTCATGATGTTTTGAGACTGTGGGGTACAGAAAAAACAAGGTTGAAGAAGTTTCTTTCTCAACACTGTCAACGAGTCTGCCTCACTGTTGACACATGGACTTCTGCTGAAAGCTTTTGTTACATGTGTTTGACAGCGCATTTCATCGACAATGACTGGAAGATGCACAAGAAGGTTTTAAATTTTTCTCAAGTCACAAGCCACTCACAAGTGGTTATGGCTAAGATAGTGGAGCAGTGCTTGAATGAATGGGAGGTAAATTGTGTGCTTAGTTTAACGAACGACATTGTCTCACTTAATGATGGTGAGACTCCACATCTGAAAGACCAGCTTGTGTCTCAGAATAGTTTAGTTCTGAATGGAGACTACAGTCATATGCATTGTTGTGcatattttttgaatttgatcgtgaaagaATGTTTAAAGGAAGTTGATGATTCTATTGTGAGAATTCGTTCTGCCGTGTGGTACATAAGATCTTCTCCTTTGAGATTTTCTAGATTCAAAGCATGTATTGAGCAACAAAACATTGAATATAAAGGTTTCTTTTGTCCAAATTTTGAAACAAGATGGGACTCGACATATTTAATGTTAGATGATGCATTGAAACATCGTAAGACATTTGAAAATCTTGAGGTGAAAGATCTTAAATATGTTGATGAGTTAAAGAAGGAAAAAGGTGTCCCTACAATTGAAGATTGGGAAATTCTACGCTCAATCCTtccttttttgaaattgttttatgaCGCTATTCTACGCATCTCTAGTTCCTCTTGTGTGACTAGCAATCTGTATATGTTTGAGGTCCTTGGTATTGGAATTGCAATTAAGCAAATGTGCAATTCTGAAGATATACATATAAGTTTAATGGCCAAAAACATGAGAAAGAAATACGATAAGTTTTGGGGAAATCCCCGTAGCCTAAACATGTTGTTGCTGGCAGCTCTCGTATTAGACCCTAGACACAAAGTGAAATTTGTAAGTTGGTGTGCCGATAAAAATTATAATGGCGGGGAGGCAACTTATTTGATAGATAAGTTAAAGTCTTCTTTGAATTCCCTTTTTGAAGAGTATAATGGTGGATCAGAGGTGTCTCACACTAACTCTAACGAAGGCGGTTATAATGATCCATATGGCTTCAATAAATTTTACCAGTCAAGTGAGTTCAACAAATCTGAATCCGAGTTAAGTAAGTACTTAGACGAAGCTTTAGAGAGTTGTGGAGATTTGGATGTCCTAAACTGGTGGAAGGTAAACTCAAGCCGATTTCCAATCATTGCAAACATTGCAAGAGAGGTTTTGGCAATACCTGTCTCCACCGTGACCTCTGAATTTGCCTTTAGTCTCGGTGGAAGGGTGCTTGATTCATATCGAAGTTCTCTACCGCCAATAACAATGGAAGCTCTTATTTGCGTCCAAGATTGGCTTACGGCAACTTCTTCACCTTTGCATACAAATGTGGAATTTGAGAATCTTAAAAAGATTGAGCAAG AACTGATTTCTTTACATGATGTTGCTGGTCTTGATAATGATTGA